The window GGTATAATGCGTTCCACCACATCCCGCACCATGGAAAGGGCAACTCCAATGGAGGAAATGACCTCAGCATTTTCCGGTATGGAATATTTGACCCCCATCTTTTCACTGAAATATACAATCAGGGAGGCGGCTCCTCCGCCTACTCCCACCAGGGAAATCTGATCCTTTTCCAGCTTATATTTCTCAGCCAGTTCCAGTATGACCGGTTCAATCTTTGCATAGGCTTTTTCCATGATCTGTTTTGCAATGTCTTCTGCTGTGGTACCGCAGTAATCGGCCAGAGCTGTCATGGCTTTTCTGGCGGCTTCCACATTTCCATAAGAAAAATGCTCCGGCTTTACCAGTCCCAGCACATTGGCCGCGCAGGAATTAGTAAGAGTAACCGCAGAACCATCCTCCAGCCGGATCCGGACATAATCAGCAGGATCACCGGATTTGGGGGAGAAGAACTCCACCTTTGGCCCTTTGATTTTAACCGGATCCGTAAACACGGAATAATCCAGTCCTGCAATATGGGCGGAACGGGGGCCTACATCCAGAACACCCTGCTTGTTCGCACGTACCATGGATCCTCCGGCCACGCCGAGAACCCGCACATCAAGAGAAGAAATATAGGTGGGATGACCGCCGACAATGGAATAATCAATAGCAGGACGGCCGTTTTTGATGACGCCGATGTTGGTGGTGGTTCCTCCTACCTCAAAATAAACGCCGTTGGAGGCGCGAAGATACATGAGAGAACCCATAACAGAGGCAGCAGGCCCTGACAGCATGGTCAGAACGGGGCGCTTTTTCATTTCAGAGATTTCCATAACCCCGCCGTCGCCTCTCATAATCATGAGCGGCACATGAACCCCGGCCTCTCTTACGGAGTCTTCCGTAGAATTGGCGGTATCCAGCATCTTCGGAAGGATGGAGGCGTTGATTGCAGCGGTTCTTGTCCGTCTGGTAAGCCCGTAAAGCTTGGTAATATCAGAAGCCATGGTAGTGGGAACACCTCTTTTGCCGGCCGCCTCGCAGACCTCCTGCTCCGGTCCTCCGTCGTCTACGCCAAAAGCCATGGAAGAAACAAATACCTCTGCTCCTGCTTTCTGCATCTCGCTGATAGTTTTTTCCACTGCAGACTTTTCCATTTTTTTAACATTCAAAAAATCATTGACAATTTTAATTTTCTTTTGATTTCCCAGATCAATATCCGCAAGTCTGGTCTGTTTTTTAGCAAGGATTCCTTCCAGGCCGCCCTTTGCCATGCCGATAACACCTACCGC of the Lacrimispora indolis DSM 755 genome contains:
- a CDS encoding hydantoinase/oxoprolinase family protein; translated protein: MGRSVRMGIDVGGTHTKAVAIDNATHEIIGKSSVKTTHDDPRGVAAGVVKSFQNCLRENQISPEDVVFVAHSTTQATNALIEGDVAAVGVIGMAKGGLEGILAKKQTRLADIDLGNQKKIKIVNDFLNVKKMEKSAVEKTISEMQKAGAEVFVSSMAFGVDDGGPEQEVCEAAGKRGVPTTMASDITKLYGLTRRTRTAAINASILPKMLDTANSTEDSVREAGVHVPLMIMRGDGGVMEISEMKKRPVLTMLSGPAASVMGSLMYLRASNGVYFEVGGTTTNIGVIKNGRPAIDYSIVGGHPTYISSLDVRVLGVAGGSMVRANKQGVLDVGPRSAHIAGLDYSVFTDPVKIKGPKVEFFSPKSGDPADYVRIRLEDGSAVTLTNSCAANVLGLVKPEHFSYGNVEAARKAMTALADYCGTTAEDIAKQIMEKAYAKIEPVILELAEKYKLEKDQISLVGVGGGAASLIVYFSEKMGVKYSIPENAEVISSIGVALSMVRDVVERIIPSPSKEDIRAIKNEALNKAIESGATAESVEIHIEIDSQTSKVTAIATGSTEVKTADLLQECDESEARHLAAQDMRIADEDTKLLASSDYFYIYGENVEDDSPSAIRIVDKKGFIKVQRGRGMCLKIKAADYLDALKQLWDDMAVYQTDLVIRPDYYICMGARVTDFAAQDFEQLELLIELELSSLEPDEEIIIVGANVKQN